The following coding sequences lie in one Armatimonadota bacterium genomic window:
- the rnc gene encoding ribonuclease III: MAGRKSHTSRLQVLLAPYGVPEGLLRQALTHRSREDAGPNNERLEFLGDAVLELLVSDYLYTSEPASSEGILTRRRALSVSEPTLTQAARRINLGEAIQMSRGEEQTGGRDRPSILSDAYEAVAAAIYLGGGIDAARAFVADTLLPLIESVKERDFKSVFQEWAQEVHKETPTYRIVEEMGPEHSKEFRAQVIVGSMCAGEGTGRSKKEAEQNAAEAAARAADVPLDE, from the coding sequence ATGGCCGGCCGCAAATCGCATACATCACGCCTCCAGGTGCTCCTCGCGCCTTACGGGGTTCCCGAGGGCCTGCTCCGGCAGGCCCTCACGCACCGTAGTCGTGAGGATGCCGGACCGAACAACGAACGGCTTGAGTTTCTCGGCGACGCCGTGCTCGAACTGTTGGTGAGCGATTATCTGTACACCTCCGAGCCCGCGTCCAGCGAGGGGATACTCACCCGGCGGCGCGCGCTCAGCGTTTCCGAACCGACGCTCACGCAGGCGGCGCGGCGGATCAACCTCGGCGAGGCTATCCAGATGTCGCGCGGTGAAGAGCAGACGGGCGGGCGGGACCGGCCGTCGATCCTCTCGGACGCGTATGAAGCGGTTGCGGCGGCTATCTATCTCGGCGGCGGAATCGACGCGGCTCGCGCCTTTGTCGCCGATACGCTGCTCCCTCTCATTGAGTCGGTAAAGGAACGTGATTTCAAATCGGTGTTCCAGGAGTGGGCGCAGGAAGTACATAAGGAAACGCCAACATATCGGATCGTCGAAGAGATGGGCCCGGAGCACAGCAAGGAGTTTCGCGCCCAGGTGATTGTCGGAAGCATGTGCGCGGGAGAGGGCACCGGCCGCTCCAAGAAGGAAGCCGAGCAGAATGCCGCCGAAGCCGCGGCGCGCGCGGCAGACGTTCCGCTCGACGAGTGA
- a CDS encoding S-methyl-5'-thioadenosine phosphorylase → MPASTTYAPPSASIGVFGGSGFYDFLPDVREVIVDTPYGAPSDLVAIASVGNHRVAFLPRHGRGHTHPAHAVNYRANVWALHSLGVRQIIAPCAVGSLQKHIHPGDFVVLDQIFDRTTQRADTFFNGPITHHISAADPYCQRMRAIALATAQELGIAVHENGTAVIIQGPRFSTKAESAWYTGNGWSVVGMTQYPEAILAKELGICYSGIALVTDYDAGLVAETGEAVSVEAVLKTMADNNHRVQALIVAMLERLPAAVDGACQCAKEADWAVMNGR, encoded by the coding sequence ATGCCCGCATCAACTACATACGCTCCGCCATCCGCCAGCATTGGCGTCTTTGGAGGCTCGGGGTTCTACGATTTCCTTCCCGACGTGCGCGAGGTCATCGTTGATACGCCTTACGGCGCTCCGAGCGACCTTGTCGCGATCGCCTCGGTCGGGAACCATCGGGTGGCTTTCCTGCCGCGCCATGGGCGCGGCCACACACATCCTGCGCACGCGGTGAACTATCGCGCCAATGTGTGGGCGCTCCATTCCCTCGGGGTGAGACAGATCATCGCCCCGTGTGCGGTCGGCAGCCTTCAGAAGCATATCCACCCCGGGGATTTCGTGGTTCTGGACCAGATATTCGACCGAACAACCCAGCGCGCGGACACATTCTTCAACGGCCCGATCACACACCACATCTCCGCCGCCGATCCGTATTGCCAGCGTATGCGCGCCATTGCGCTGGCGACGGCTCAGGAACTCGGCATTGCGGTCCACGAGAACGGTACGGCCGTCATCATCCAGGGGCCGCGCTTCAGCACGAAAGCTGAAAGCGCGTGGTACACCGGCAACGGTTGGAGTGTCGTTGGCATGACGCAGTATCCCGAGGCGATTCTGGCCAAGGAACTGGGAATCTGCTACTCGGGGATCGCCCTTGTGACGGACTATGACGCCGGACTGGTCGCCGAAACCGGTGAGGCGGTCTCGGTGGAGGCCGTCCTCAAGACGATGGCGGACAACAACCATCGCGTTCAGGCTCTCATCGTGGCGATGCTCGAGCGCCTTCCCGCCGCTGTGGACGGCGCCTGCCAATGCGCGAAGGAAGCCGACTGGGCCGTGATGAACGGCCGGTAG
- the mtnA gene encoding S-methyl-5-thioribose-1-phosphate isomerase — MTVYWRDNQVWMLDQNALPLEERYLAFADWRDVTDAIRIMTVRGAPAIGVAAAFGIALAARGIEDDHFEADFEEVCAAFAATRPTAVNLFWAVDRMRAVALASPIHGRREALLAEAQSIRDEDEAMCREIGRHGAELLADGDCVLTHCNAGALATADYGTALGVIRAAVERGKRIAVFADETRPRLQGLRLTAWELMRDGIDVTVIPDNASGSLMRAGRINAVIVGSDRIAANGDVANKIGTYNVAVLARHHKIPFYVAAPFSTVDRRIASGGDIPIEERGAEEITHIDGVRVGPRGVKAFNPAFDVTPAALVSAIITERGVFTAPYDFSRGD, encoded by the coding sequence ATGACAGTGTACTGGCGTGACAACCAGGTCTGGATGCTGGATCAAAACGCTCTTCCCCTCGAAGAGCGCTACCTGGCGTTTGCCGACTGGCGGGATGTGACGGACGCCATACGCATCATGACCGTGCGTGGGGCCCCGGCGATCGGAGTCGCCGCGGCGTTCGGGATCGCGCTGGCTGCCCGCGGCATAGAGGATGACCATTTCGAAGCCGATTTCGAGGAAGTTTGCGCGGCGTTCGCGGCCACCAGGCCCACCGCCGTGAACCTCTTCTGGGCGGTCGATCGCATGCGAGCCGTTGCGTTGGCGTCGCCGATTCACGGCCGACGGGAAGCCCTGCTCGCCGAGGCGCAGTCCATCCGTGACGAGGACGAGGCGATGTGCCGGGAGATAGGGCGCCACGGCGCAGAACTGCTCGCAGACGGCGACTGCGTGCTTACGCACTGCAACGCCGGGGCGCTCGCCACGGCGGATTATGGAACCGCCCTCGGCGTCATCCGTGCGGCGGTAGAGCGGGGGAAGCGGATCGCGGTATTCGCGGACGAGACGCGGCCGAGGCTTCAGGGCCTGCGATTGACGGCGTGGGAACTGATGCGGGACGGCATTGACGTAACGGTGATCCCCGACAACGCTTCCGGTTCTCTCATGCGCGCCGGCCGAATCAACGCCGTTATCGTCGGATCCGACCGGATTGCGGCAAACGGGGATGTAGCGAATAAGATCGGCACGTACAACGTGGCAGTCCTTGCGCGCCACCACAAGATTCCATTCTACGTTGCAGCGCCGTTCTCGACGGTAGACAGGCGCATTGCGTCCGGCGGCGATATACCGATTGAGGAGCGCGGAGCGGAAGAGATTACCCATATCGACGGCGTTCGCGTCGGGCCGAGGGGTGTCAAAGCGTTCAATCCGGCGTTTGATGTAACGCCCGCCGCGCTTGTATCGGCTATCATAACCGAACGGGGAGTCTTCACGGCGCCCTATGACTTTTCTCGAGGTGACTGA
- a CDS encoding adenine phosphoribosyltransferase, producing the protein MLAEKLMRTIPDFPQEGILFRDITPVLADARALREVVSEMADHAEDMGAEVIVGIESRGFVFGAAVALECRLGMVPVRKAGKLPYKTVQCCYDLEYGSATVEIHEDAIAPGEKCVIVDDLLATGGTAAAAARLIEKLGGVVAGVVFLIELSDLRGRDRLQGYKVESLIQY; encoded by the coding sequence ATGCTGGCTGAGAAACTCATGCGTACGATCCCGGATTTCCCGCAGGAAGGCATTCTGTTCCGGGACATAACCCCCGTTCTGGCCGACGCGCGCGCCCTGCGCGAAGTTGTCAGCGAGATGGCGGATCACGCGGAGGACATGGGAGCCGAAGTGATCGTCGGCATCGAAAGCCGCGGATTCGTGTTCGGCGCCGCGGTGGCTCTGGAGTGCCGCCTCGGAATGGTCCCGGTGCGCAAGGCCGGCAAACTGCCGTACAAAACGGTTCAGTGCTGTTACGACCTGGAATATGGGTCGGCGACCGTGGAGATCCACGAGGATGCGATTGCCCCCGGTGAGAAATGCGTCATCGTTGACGACCTGCTCGCCACCGGCGGGACGGCGGCAGCCGCAGCCAGACTGATCGAAAAGCTTGGCGGTGTCGTGGCGGGCGTGGTCTTCCTGATCGAGCTTTCGGATCTGCGGGGCCGCGACCGGCTGCAAGGCTACAAGGTCGAGTCGCTCATTCAGTACTGA
- a CDS encoding ABC-2 family transporter protein has translation MMKYWTILGVFIQDSMAYRSQVTLWMLVDLVPAMIMPFVWFAGFNGRSNISGFGHAQFVMYYLTMTFLSNFIVSHIHWEMSRDIKDGQLSKFLLYPFSYMRYQFLGNAAYRVMRCVLFTPFLLLWLLVFHKYMGASAFATLHVGGGFWLALGLGHLVAFVLAWALGTMGFFFVENQSLFITYYVCLSIFSGAMAPFAMLPRLLKIIAALTPFRYTLSFPLEVLNGRAEGAFFWNGIQGQVIWLVVLFVLGRIGWARGTRQYAGAGM, from the coding sequence ATGATGAAGTACTGGACGATACTTGGGGTGTTCATTCAGGACAGCATGGCGTACCGCAGCCAGGTGACGCTCTGGATGCTGGTTGACCTGGTTCCCGCGATGATCATGCCGTTCGTGTGGTTCGCCGGCTTCAATGGCCGCTCGAACATAAGCGGGTTCGGCCACGCCCAGTTTGTGATGTACTACCTCACGATGACGTTCCTCAGCAATTTCATCGTTTCGCACATCCATTGGGAAATGAGCCGGGACATCAAGGACGGGCAGCTCTCCAAGTTTCTCCTGTACCCGTTCAGTTATATGCGGTACCAGTTTTTGGGCAACGCCGCCTACCGCGTGATGCGATGCGTGTTGTTCACGCCGTTTCTGCTTCTGTGGCTGCTCGTCTTCCACAAGTACATGGGCGCCTCGGCCTTCGCAACTCTCCACGTCGGCGGGGGATTCTGGCTGGCTCTGGGCCTGGGGCATCTCGTCGCGTTCGTCCTCGCGTGGGCGCTTGGAACGATGGGCTTCTTCTTCGTTGAGAATCAGTCGCTGTTCATCACCTATTACGTCTGCCTGTCCATCTTCAGCGGCGCAATGGCGCCATTCGCTATGCTGCCGCGCCTGCTCAAGATCATCGCCGCCCTCACCCCATTTCGATATACGCTGTCCTTTCCCCTTGAGGTATTGAACGGACGAGCGGAAGGAGCGTTCTTCTGGAACGGGATTCAGGGACAGGTGATATGGCTTGTGGTCCTGTTCGTCCTCGGGCGCATCGGGTGGGCACGGGGTACGCGTCAATACGCGGGAGCAGGCATGTAA
- a CDS encoding ABC-2 family transporter protein, producing the protein MSARRVIRLLAVFVRTCLVKEMEFRGNFWMGVFANVIWVSAYLVFMKIIYANTKSVGGWTQGQGVVLLGTYVLTRSIVDIAFSRNLAELPNLVRMGTFDFVLVKPVNSQFFVSLRYMNFGEIGSALAAIAMIVYGARMDHIRITGSSLLAYVCMLACAICIFYGIYLMLMATAFWFVRVDNLWTLGETVFQVARVPINIFGVRATQILTFVVPLIFIAHVPAQALMSLLTPLLFVVGVAMSITLLVLSSLFWSFATRFYTSASS; encoded by the coding sequence ATGTCAGCCCGACGCGTCATACGCCTGCTTGCGGTATTCGTCAGGACGTGCCTCGTGAAGGAAATGGAGTTCCGGGGCAACTTCTGGATGGGCGTCTTCGCCAACGTGATCTGGGTATCGGCGTACCTGGTCTTTATGAAGATCATCTACGCGAACACGAAATCCGTCGGGGGCTGGACGCAGGGGCAGGGAGTCGTGCTGCTGGGAACTTACGTCCTGACACGCAGCATCGTAGACATCGCGTTCTCCCGCAACCTGGCCGAACTGCCCAACCTCGTCCGAATGGGCACATTTGATTTCGTCCTGGTCAAGCCGGTCAACAGCCAGTTCTTCGTGTCGCTTCGCTATATGAATTTCGGCGAGATCGGGAGCGCGCTGGCCGCCATTGCGATGATTGTGTACGGCGCGAGGATGGACCATATCCGGATCACCGGATCAAGCCTGCTGGCTTACGTTTGCATGCTCGCCTGCGCCATCTGCATCTTCTACGGCATTTATCTCATGCTGATGGCGACGGCCTTCTGGTTCGTTCGCGTTGATAATCTCTGGACTCTCGGCGAAACCGTGTTCCAGGTCGCGCGCGTTCCCATCAACATATTTGGAGTGCGGGCGACCCAGATACTGACCTTCGTCGTGCCGCTGATTTTCATCGCTCACGTTCCTGCGCAGGCCCTTATGTCTCTGCTAACGCCGCTCCTGTTCGTCGTCGGCGTGGCCATGTCCATTACTCTGCTCGTTTTGAGTTCGCTCTTCTGGAGCTTCGCGACGAGGTTTTACACAAGCGCCAGCAGCTGA
- a CDS encoding ADP-ribosylglycohydrolase family protein — MIEHTREEINQRRDEGADMTAWAEEHQRLVSDGADAETWRAFYQRLYAEAEPAGNATEPSTLEAIRALRPEGPRRLPVDSSALADKILGAWQGRIAGCILGAVVEGKPRDYIDRYLAAAGRDDLTGFFPRLASLPDWADEAWLRSERIERSVAGGITHAVRDDDIDYTILGLHYLEKYGPRFTSDNVADEWLLLLPYAQIYTAERIAYKNLVNDLRPPHSATHENPYREWIGAQIRADAFGYVNAGRPEQAADMAFRDACISHTRNGIYGEMWSAAMIAAAFSVAEPREAIEIGLSEIPAGCRLADAGRKLLAWSEEYPDWKACWERAMREYGHLNWVHTINNALWVMVGLLYGRKDFGRTIAIAVRCGQDTDCNGATAGSVLGAMLGAGAIPQQWTAPFNNTVRSFVIGFDNSLITDLASRTLAQYKRVLDAGD; from the coding sequence ATGATCGAACATACACGCGAAGAGATAAACCAGCGGCGCGACGAAGGCGCCGATATGACCGCCTGGGCCGAGGAGCATCAGCGCCTCGTCAGTGACGGCGCTGATGCGGAGACGTGGAGAGCCTTTTACCAACGCCTCTACGCTGAGGCCGAGCCTGCCGGGAACGCCACCGAGCCTTCCACCCTTGAAGCGATCCGCGCTCTGCGCCCGGAAGGGCCTCGACGCCTCCCGGTCGATTCGTCAGCGCTCGCGGACAAGATTCTGGGCGCGTGGCAGGGCCGGATCGCCGGATGTATTCTCGGAGCCGTCGTTGAGGGAAAGCCTAGGGACTACATCGACCGCTACCTTGCCGCCGCCGGGCGGGATGACCTTACGGGCTTCTTCCCCCGCCTTGCCTCGCTGCCCGATTGGGCGGACGAAGCGTGGCTGCGGTCCGAACGAATCGAGCGCTCCGTTGCCGGCGGAATTACGCACGCCGTCCGCGACGACGACATCGACTACACCATCCTTGGCCTGCACTATCTCGAGAAGTACGGCCCCAGGTTCACTTCGGACAACGTCGCCGACGAGTGGTTGCTGCTGTTGCCCTACGCTCAGATCTACACGGCGGAACGCATCGCGTACAAGAACCTGGTGAATGATCTCCGCCCGCCGCACTCGGCGACGCACGAAAACCCATACCGGGAGTGGATCGGCGCGCAGATCCGGGCCGACGCTTTCGGTTACGTGAACGCAGGGCGGCCGGAGCAGGCGGCCGACATGGCGTTTCGCGATGCCTGCATCAGCCACACGCGCAACGGCATATACGGCGAAATGTGGAGCGCGGCTATGATCGCCGCGGCGTTCAGCGTCGCGGAACCCCGTGAGGCGATTGAGATCGGTCTCAGCGAGATTCCCGCGGGATGCCGCCTCGCCGACGCGGGACGCAAACTCCTTGCCTGGAGCGAGGAATACCCGGACTGGAAAGCGTGCTGGGAACGGGCGATGCGGGAGTATGGCCATCTGAACTGGGTCCATACGATCAACAATGCGCTGTGGGTGATGGTGGGCCTTCTCTATGGGCGGAAGGACTTCGGGCGCACGATCGCGATCGCCGTCCGGTGCGGCCAGGATACCGACTGCAACGGCGCCACCGCGGGCAGCGTTCTGGGGGCGATGCTTGGCGCCGGGGCCATACCTCAGCAGTGGACGGCGCCGTTCAACAACACGGTTCGCTCCTTTGTGATCGGGTTCGATAACAGCCTCATAACCGATCTCGCGTCCCGGACGCTTGCCCAGTACAAGAGGGTTCTCGATGCGGGCGACTGA
- a CDS encoding PEP-CTERM sorting domain-containing protein, with protein sequence MLKKLAIVLACAVTVAVAARAVDPAVYQNTRGSYYVFNYTAPTALAALDDGHLNSPGADITSFTFGTSLSPLGLAPDGSAVKVDFDALISFYIGKPLGTPFTSAKSAANLIATYRIPFRAVSAPATNAQLNAWSVAASFTIPTQDFAIEELFVTPDGTSVNDITDVVNPFIAAGNAAPSGVNDATVGSSADLMYTDDSYDGLYDAPTAPTSFGDGVHNASLYLRLRGTPHSAAVPEPGTLALLGTIAPLAGLVIRRKRA encoded by the coding sequence ATGCTAAAGAAACTAGCCATTGTCCTCGCATGCGCCGTCACGGTCGCGGTTGCGGCCCGCGCCGTCGACCCGGCGGTTTATCAGAACACCCGCGGCAGCTACTATGTCTTCAACTACACTGCCCCCACCGCGCTGGCAGCCCTTGATGACGGACACCTCAATTCACCCGGCGCCGACATCACCAGCTTCACCTTTGGCACCTCCCTGTCGCCTCTCGGGCTGGCGCCCGATGGCAGCGCGGTAAAGGTGGATTTCGACGCCCTGATCAGCTTTTACATCGGTAAACCGCTGGGTACGCCGTTTACCAGCGCAAAAAGCGCGGCGAATCTGATTGCCACGTACCGTATCCCGTTCCGCGCAGTTTCGGCCCCCGCGACGAACGCTCAGCTCAATGCTTGGTCGGTAGCCGCCAGCTTCACGATCCCGACGCAGGATTTTGCGATTGAAGAACTCTTCGTCACGCCCGACGGCACTTCGGTCAACGACATTACGGACGTTGTGAATCCGTTCATCGCGGCCGGCAACGCCGCCCCCTCCGGCGTGAACGACGCCACGGTCGGGTCAAGTGCAGACCTTATGTATACGGACGACAGCTATGACGGCCTGTACGATGCGCCCACGGCGCCTACATCCTTCGGTGACGGCGTCCATAACGCGAGCCTGTACCTCCGCCTCCGCGGCACTCCGCACAGTGCCGCCGTTCCGGAACCCGGCACACTGGCCCTTCTCGGCACCATCGCGCCCCTGGCGGGCCTCGTGATTCGCCGCAAACGCGCATAG
- a CDS encoding thiazole synthase: MSETSARNDAAAPLVINGVTLNSRLFLGTGKYRTNEDMNAALEASGSELITVALRRLDLDDPSKKTLLDFIDWKKYRILPNTAGSKTAEEAVKTARMARAMGLSDWVKVEVIPDPKYLLPDPVGTLEACEILLKEGFTVLPYINADPILAQRLQDMGTHTVMPLASPIGSGQGLVTWRQIQIIIENATVPVVVDAGIGCPSDAAFAMELGADACLVNTAVARAGDPATMAKAIAMGIEAGRMAHFAGRMPVLPFASASSPTEGLINVK, encoded by the coding sequence ATGTCCGAGACATCCGCACGAAATGACGCAGCGGCGCCGCTGGTAATCAACGGCGTGACGCTTAACTCCCGCCTGTTCCTTGGCACCGGAAAATACCGGACCAACGAGGATATGAACGCCGCGCTGGAAGCCTCAGGCAGCGAGCTGATTACCGTGGCGCTCCGCCGCCTCGACCTCGACGATCCCTCGAAGAAAACGCTTCTGGATTTCATCGACTGGAAGAAATACCGAATCCTGCCCAACACGGCCGGATCGAAGACCGCGGAGGAAGCGGTGAAGACGGCCCGGATGGCCCGGGCGATGGGGCTCAGCGACTGGGTTAAGGTCGAGGTGATACCCGATCCCAAGTACCTGTTGCCGGACCCCGTTGGTACACTGGAAGCCTGCGAGATCCTGTTGAAGGAGGGGTTCACCGTTCTCCCTTACATAAACGCAGACCCGATCCTCGCTCAGCGCTTGCAGGACATGGGTACCCACACCGTGATGCCGCTCGCGTCGCCGATCGGCAGCGGGCAGGGGCTTGTGACGTGGCGCCAGATACAGATCATCATTGAGAACGCGACGGTGCCCGTGGTTGTAGACGCAGGAATCGGGTGCCCGAGCGACGCGGCCTTCGCGATGGAACTCGGGGCCGACGCGTGTCTCGTCAACACTGCCGTCGCGCGGGCAGGGGACCCGGCAACCATGGCCAAGGCGATCGCGATGGGGATCGAGGCCGGCCGGATGGCGCACTTCGCGGGCCGGATGCCGGTGCTCCCGTTCGCGAGCGCAAGCAGTCCGACGGAAGGTCTCATCAACGTCAAATGA
- a CDS encoding thiamine phosphate synthase, whose translation MSRLPEGPILIVLTDPGIPDLDARVEAAIAGGARWVQFRDRSAERQKAVRWVRRMKESHPDVTVSVNYDLMAAHEANADGFHMPAGVEWLADARMLLGFKVLIGRSVHPGEVEPEVNHPHAPGLDYVTFGSVFPTESHAGGPVTGLAGLRHACLHTEDWGAEWDADIQGSGMRNRRNTGKPLPVIAIGGIDESNAGDCIRAGAAGAAVIRSVLLAPDPAVAVAGILKAMREAV comes from the coding sequence ATGAGCCGCCTCCCGGAAGGCCCCATCCTGATCGTGCTTACAGATCCGGGCATACCGGACCTTGATGCGCGTGTGGAAGCGGCCATCGCCGGAGGCGCCCGATGGGTGCAGTTCCGGGACAGGTCCGCTGAGCGCCAGAAAGCCGTCCGATGGGTCCGCCGCATGAAGGAGAGCCACCCGGACGTGACCGTGTCGGTGAACTACGACCTGATGGCGGCCCACGAGGCAAACGCAGACGGATTCCATATGCCCGCGGGCGTCGAATGGCTTGCGGATGCCCGGATGCTGCTGGGATTCAAGGTCTTGATCGGGCGTTCCGTGCACCCCGGAGAGGTGGAGCCGGAGGTTAATCACCCTCACGCGCCGGGGCTGGACTACGTGACCTTCGGGAGCGTGTTCCCCACGGAGTCGCACGCCGGTGGCCCGGTCACTGGTTTGGCGGGATTGCGTCACGCTTGCTTACATACCGAAGATTGGGGAGCGGAGTGGGACGCCGACATCCAGGGCAGCGGGATGCGAAACCGGCGCAATACCGGCAAACCGCTGCCCGTGATCGCCATCGGCGGCATCGACGAATCCAACGCAGGAGACTGCATCCGTGCGGGAGCGGCTGGGGCGGCGGTGATACGCAGCGTTTTGCTGGCGCCGGACCCGGCCGTAGCGGTCGCCGGGATTCTGAAAGCGATGAGGGAGGCGGTATGA
- the thiS gene encoding sulfur carrier protein ThiS yields MTITVNDKPYVSEQTSIEGFLRERGFEPRLIVVELNGEILQRAHWDDVSLKEGDILQMAHMVAGG; encoded by the coding sequence ATGACAATCACGGTTAACGACAAGCCTTACGTTTCGGAACAAACAAGCATCGAAGGATTCCTTCGTGAGCGCGGTTTCGAACCGCGGCTCATCGTGGTGGAACTGAACGGGGAGATACTTCAGCGGGCGCATTGGGACGATGTCTCGCTGAAAGAAGGCGACATCCTGCAGATGGCGCACATGGTCGCGGGAGGTTGA
- the thiO gene encoding glycine oxidase ThiO, with product MKRDVAIIGGGIIGCATAYYLAKQGASVILLERGRIGEQATGASAGMLAPIAEAKRPGAFLDVVVAALRDYPTAVREVEAASGVSTGYFLRSILRVAFSEEDEAKFALALPMYELAGLPHKRLDGAQAREEEPALGEGVVSAILSPEEGQVLPRQLVQSYRHAAGLLGAEFREDAEVMALETSGRSVTTVRTLDGSIDADRVVIAAGAWSSRFAGPLNTSIPVFPVRGQIAAIKGLSIPVRHVLYSYGGYAVPWPDGRLLVGATQEEAGYAPHTTVEGIQQVLNGGKRLVPRVADAELDETWAGLRPGSPDAMPILGPAPGWDNVWLATGHYRNGVLLGPYTSRLVAESMASNAVSAALEPFLVSRLAQ from the coding sequence TTGAAGCGTGACGTAGCGATTATCGGCGGTGGAATCATCGGCTGTGCGACAGCCTACTATCTGGCGAAGCAGGGTGCATCCGTCATACTCCTGGAGCGCGGACGTATCGGCGAGCAGGCGACGGGCGCTTCCGCCGGGATGCTGGCGCCTATCGCCGAGGCCAAGCGCCCCGGCGCGTTCCTGGACGTTGTGGTGGCCGCACTGCGTGATTACCCGACCGCGGTACGCGAGGTCGAGGCGGCTTCTGGCGTGTCGACCGGCTATTTCCTGCGAAGCATCCTGAGGGTCGCATTCAGCGAAGAGGACGAAGCAAAGTTCGCGTTGGCGCTTCCGATGTATGAACTGGCCGGCCTGCCGCACAAGCGACTGGACGGGGCGCAGGCGCGCGAAGAGGAGCCAGCGCTCGGAGAGGGCGTGGTCAGCGCGATACTCTCGCCCGAAGAGGGCCAGGTTCTTCCCCGCCAGTTGGTCCAGTCATACCGCCACGCAGCGGGCCTGCTGGGCGCCGAGTTCCGCGAGGATGCGGAAGTTATGGCGCTCGAAACATCCGGCAGGTCCGTGACGACGGTCAGGACACTGGACGGCAGCATCGACGCCGATCGCGTGGTCATCGCCGCCGGCGCGTGGTCATCCCGTTTTGCCGGGCCGTTGAACACCAGTATTCCCGTTTTCCCCGTGCGCGGGCAGATCGCCGCCATCAAGGGATTGTCCATTCCCGTACGGCACGTCCTCTATTCGTATGGTGGGTACGCCGTGCCGTGGCCGGACGGAAGGCTGCTTGTGGGCGCTACGCAGGAGGAAGCGGGATACGCGCCGCACACGACCGTTGAAGGTATCCAGCAGGTCCTGAACGGCGGGAAGCGGTTGGTCCCACGCGTGGCAGACGCGGAACTCGACGAGACCTGGGCGGGCCTGCGCCCGGGCAGCCCGGACGCTATGCCGATCCTCGGCCCGGCGCCCGGATGGGATAACGTGTGGCTCGCGACGGGGCACTACCGGAACGGCGTTTTGCTTGGTCCGTACACGAGCCGGCTGGTCGCCGAATCCATGGCCAGTAACGCGGTGTCCGCGGCCCTGGAACCGTTCCTGGTGTCACGCCTGGCCCAATAG
- a CDS encoding polysaccharide deacetylase family protein translates to MKGPLLLLACLVSCATTSGAPAPGDSIAPFALARQAGGVEAWRPGKVTIISFCAFWCDTWKEQGRRIRESHSALAGLPVTFLTISVDGRWPERGLGRLPGPVLLDTGRQLSATLGVTAVPFTLVLDPNGCVTFASQGIVRGEDLLAAVRTTLAGAAAGTARPLCLTFDDFPSGDNDDRLLDILRAAGVRATFFCIGRNVEARPEAARRAVAEGHLLQVHSWSHNADHPELDRCARILQNLAGVTPSLYRPPGSTKLLRLSGGSESVETVNPFDYTRPGEIELKRRISSAARPGTVLLLHAGVSETQDILPDVLRDLKRRGITFGVLR, encoded by the coding sequence GTGAAGGGCCCCCTCCTTCTACTTGCCTGCCTGGTTTCATGCGCCACAACATCTGGCGCGCCTGCGCCTGGAGACTCCATCGCGCCGTTCGCGCTGGCACGGCAGGCCGGTGGCGTGGAGGCATGGCGGCCCGGAAAGGTGACCATCATCTCGTTTTGCGCCTTCTGGTGCGATACCTGGAAGGAGCAGGGACGCCGCATCCGCGAATCGCACTCAGCGCTGGCCGGCCTGCCCGTGACATTCCTCACCATCTCCGTCGATGGGAGGTGGCCGGAGCGCGGTCTCGGGCGTCTGCCCGGCCCGGTCCTCCTCGACACGGGCCGGCAATTGAGCGCGACGCTCGGTGTCACCGCGGTGCCGTTTACACTCGTGCTCGATCCGAATGGGTGCGTCACCTTTGCCTCCCAGGGCATCGTGCGCGGCGAGGACCTACTGGCGGCGGTCCGAACGACATTGGCGGGCGCGGCCGCCGGAACCGCCCGACCGCTCTGCCTCACGTTCGACGATTTCCCTTCAGGGGATAACGACGACCGTCTGCTCGATATCCTGCGCGCCGCCGGAGTGCGCGCTACCTTTTTCTGCATCGGACGCAACGTGGAGGCCCGTCCGGAGGCGGCGAGGCGCGCGGTCGCGGAAGGCCACCTTCTTCAGGTCCACTCGTGGTCGCACAACGCGGACCACCCCGAACTGGACCGCTGCGCCCGGATCCTGCAAAACCTGGCGGGAGTGACGCCCTCGCTTTACCGTCCGCCGGGAAGCACAAAACTTCTCCGACTGAGTGGCGGATCGGAATCGGTGGAAACAGTCAACCCGTTCGACTACACCCGGCCCGGCGAAATCGAACTGAAACGCCGCATCAGTTCCGCCGCCCGGCCCGGAACGGTGCTCCTTCTGCACGCGGGGGTCTCGGAGACGCAGGATATCCTTCCGGACGTTCTTCGTGATCTGAAACGCCGTGGGATCACCTTCGGCGTATTGCGATGA